The following are encoded together in the Juglans microcarpa x Juglans regia isolate MS1-56 chromosome 2D, Jm3101_v1.0, whole genome shotgun sequence genome:
- the LOC121248129 gene encoding receptor protein kinase TMK1, whose product MKKTYLGYELLAFFLAGFSSIFLCANSQSSPSDDASVMLALRKSLNSPESLGWSDDKDPCQWNHVVCSEDKRVTRIQIGHQDLQGTLPPTLQNLAQLERLELQYNNISGPFPSLSGLSSLQVLMLSYNRFSSIPSDFFVGMSSLVSLEIDNNPFSGWEIPESLRNASMLQNFSANSANITGTIPEFLGADVFPGLTNLHLSFNNLEGGLPWSFAHSQIESLWLNGQGSEAKLNGNIDVMQNMTSLKDVWLHSNSFSGSLPDFSGLTELQSLSLRDNMFTGPVPISLVNLKSLKVVNLTNNFLQGPMPKFSSEVAVDMAKDSNRFCLPSPGECDSRVNTLLAIVKLMGYPQRFADNWVGNDPCADWIGITCSNGNITVVNFQKMGLTGLISPEFSSLKSLRRLVLANNNLTGSIPDELTTLPALVELDVSNNRLHGKIPAFKSNVMVNTNGNLDIGKDNGSSPSQGPPSQNPTIPSTSAGSEHSGKKSSTLIGVIVVGGIFMIFLIGLLLFCLYKRKQKNFSRVQSPNAMVIHPRHSGSDNESVKITVAGSSVSVGAISETQALPSSEPGDIQMVEAGNMVISIQVLRNVTNNFSEENILGRGGFGTVYKGELHDGTKIAVKRMESGIIAGKGLAEFKSEIAVLTKVRHRHLVALLGYCLDGNERLLVYEYMPQGTLSRHLFNWAEEGLKPLGWTKRLTIALDVARGVEYLHGLAHQSFIHRDLKPSNILLGDDMRAKVADFGLVRLAPEGKGSIETRVAGTFGYLAPEYAVTGRVTTKVDVFSFGVILMELITGRKALDETQPEESVHLVTWFKRMRINKDLFRKAIDPTIELNEETLASISTVAELAGHCCTREPYQRPDMGHAVNVLSSLVELWKPSEQNSEDMYGIDLEMSLPQALEKWQAYEGRSNMESSSSSLLPSLDNTQTSIPTRPYGFAESFTSADGR is encoded by the exons ATGAAGAAAACCTATCTTGGATACGAGCTCTTGGCCTTTTTTCTTGCTGGGTTCTCTTCCATCTTCCTCTGTGCAAACTCTCAATCAAGCCCAAGTGACGACGCTTCCGTGATGTTGGCTCTCAGGAAGAGCCTCAACTCTCCTGAATCTCTCGGATGGTCCGACGACAAGGACCCCTGCCAGTGGAACCATGTGGTCTGCTCGGAGGATAAACGGGTCACCCGGATCCAAATCGGCCATCAAGACCTCCAAGGTACACTCCCTCCAACCCTCCAAAACCTCGCCCAACTTGAGCGCTTAGAGCTTCAATACAACAACATCTCTGGCCCTTTTCCTAGCTTAAGCGGGCTGAGCTCATTGCAAGTTCTCATGCTGAGTTACAACCGGTTTAGTTCCATTCCTAGCGATTTCTTCGTTGGCATGTCTTCTCTTGTATCTCTTGAGATAGATAATAATCCATTTTCGGGTTGGGAAATCCCGGAAAGTCTCCGAAACGCTTCGATGCTTCAGAACTTCTCGGCTAATTCGGCCAACATTACCGGCACAATACCGGAATTTCTAGGCGCCGATGTGTTCCCGGGCCTGACTAATTTGCACTTGTCTTTCAATAACCTTGAAGGCGGCTTGCCTTGGAGCTTTGCTCACTCGCAAATTGAGTCCTTGTGGCTTAATGGGCAGGGAAGTGAGGCTAAGCTAAACGGCAACATTGATGTTATGCAGAATATGACTTCCTTGAAAGACGTTTGGTTGCATTCGAATTCTTTTTCCGGTTCGCTACCAGATTTTTCAGGCTTGACAGAGTTGCAGAGCTTGAGTTTGAGGGATAACATGTTTACAGGCCCTGTGCCGATATCATTAGTGAATCTTAAATCGTTAAAGGTAGTTAATTTGACTAACAATTTTCTTCAAGGACCAATGCCAAAGTTCTCCAGTGAGGTGGCAGTTGACATGGCTAAGGACTCTAATAGGTTTTGTTTGCCCAGTCCCGGTGAGTGTGATTCTAGAGTGAATACATTGCTTGCGATTGTGAAATTAATGGGTTACCCGCAAAGGTTTGCAGATAACTGGGTGGGGAACGATCCGTGCGCGGATTGGATTGGGATCACATGTAGCAATGGGAATATAACTGTTGTAAATTTTCAGAAGATGGGTCTTACGGGTTTGATATCTCCGGAGTTTTCTTCACTTAAATCATTGCGAAGATTAGTTCTTGCCAATAACAATCTCACTGGTTCAATTCCAGATGAGCTCACTACACTCCCTGCACTTGTAGAGCTAGATGTTTCAAACAATCGACTTCATGGGAAAATCCCTGCTTTTAAGAGCAATGTAATGGTGAATACTAATGGCAACCTGGATATAGGAAAGGATAATGGTAGTTCTCCATCTCAAGGTCCGCCTTCGCAGAATCCCACGATTCCATCTACAAGTGCAGGCTCTGAACATAGTGGCAAGAAATCATCAACTTTAATCGGGGTAATTGTAGTTGGAGGCATctttatgattttcttgattGGTTTATTGCTTTTTTGCCTATATAAGAGGAAGCAAAAGAATTTTAGCAGAGTACAGAGCCCGAATGCGATGGTGATTCATCCTCGCCATTCTGGATCTGATAATGAAAGTGTGAAGATCACCGTTGCTGGCTCAAGTGTTAGTGTTGGTGCAATCAGTGAGACCCAAGCTCTTCCTAGTAGTGAGCCTGGTGACATACAAATGGTTGAAGCAGGAAATATGGTGATATCCATACAGGTCCTCAGGAATGTGACTAACAACTTCAGTGAAGAGAACATATTGGGACGAGGAGGTTTTGGGACAGTATACAAAGGTGAATTGCATGATGGTACAAAAATTGCCGTAAAGAGAATGGAGTCTGGAATAATAGCTGGGAAGGGATTGGCAGAATTTAAGTCTGAAATTGCTGTTTTGACTAAGGTCAGGCACCGGCATCTTGTTGCCCTTCTTGGGTACTGCTTGGATGGGAATGAGAGGCTTCTTGTGTATGAATACATGCCTCAAGGGACACTCAGTAGGCATCTCTTCAACTGGGCAGAAGAAGGATTAAAACCACTGGGATGGACCAAAAGGTTGACCATCGCCTTAGATGTGGCTAGGGGTGTCGAGTATCTCCATGGTTTGGCCCATCAAAGCTTTATACATAGGGACTTAAAGCCTTCCAACATTCTTCTTGGAGATGATATGAGGGCTAAGGTGGCAGACTTTGGCCTTGTTCGTCTTGCTCCAGAGGGGAAAGGTTCAATCGAAACAAGAGTTGCTGGAACTTTTGGATATTTGGCGCCAGAATATGCAG TTACCGGACGAGTGACAACCAAAGTGGATGTTTTTAGCTTTGGAGTGATTTTGATGGAGCTAATCACCGGGAGGAAAGCACTTGATGAGACCCAGCCTGAGGAGAGCGTGCACCTTGTAACATGGTTCAAAAGAATGCGCATCAACAAGGACTTGTTCCGCAAGGCAATTGACCCCACAATCGAGCTCAATGAGGAAACGTTAGCCAGTATCAGTACTGTTGCTGAGTTGGCCGGGCATTGTTGTACTAGGGAACCTTATCAAAGACCCGACATGGGTCATGCTGTCAATGTGCTTTCTTCTCTGGTGGAGCTTTGGAAACCAAGTGAGCAAAATTCAGAAGACATGTATGGAATTGACCTTGAAATGTCGTTGCCTCAAGCACTTGAGAAATGGCAGGCTTATGAAGGTAGAAGCAACATGGagtcttcttcatcttcactcCTTCCAAGCCTAGACAACACTCAGACCAGCATACCAACACGCCCCTATGGATTTGCTGAGTCTTTTACATCTGCAGATGGGAGATGA
- the LOC121248138 gene encoding probable aminotransferase TAT2 isoform X1: MGSEGEKWGFQGNEEVNAASGMTIQGVLVKLMENLKAVNEGKPTIHLGHGDPSAFPCFRSDTSSENAIVDALRSSEFNCYPPAGGIPSARRAIAEYMSRDLTCQLSPDDVFVTAGCTHAIEIVISVIARPGANILLPRPGYPFYNARASLSHLQVRHYDLRSEQDWEIDLEAVQALADDNTVAIVVISPGNPCGNVFTYQHLKQVAETAKKLGILVIADEVYHHLNFGSKPFVPMGEFGSIVPVITVGSISKRWIVPGWRLGWIVTNDPHGILKKCGVVDSLKNYIIVSQVPATFIQGAVPQILENTKNDYFSKIINIIREDADICYDRVKEIPCLTCPQKPEGSMSVMVELNLSLLEDISDDMDFCLKLAKEESVVVLPGSSVGLKNWIRITFAVEPAYLEDGLERIKAFYHRHACHDAISKKLNLRDDDDD, encoded by the exons ATGGGAAGCGAAGGCGAGAAATGGGGTTTCCAGGGAAATGAGGAGGTGAACGCAGCATCGGGGATGACAATCCAAGGTGTTCTCGTCAAGTTGATGGAAAACCTAAAAGCTGTAAACGAAGGGAAGCCCACCATTCATCTTGGCCACGGCGATCCCTCTGCATTTCCATGCTTTCGGAGTGATACTTCATCCGAAAACGCCATCGTTGATGCCCTGCGATCCTCTGAATTCAACTGCTATCCTCCCGCTGGTGGCATTCCGTCCGCAAGAAG GGCTATTGCTGAATATATGTCCCGGGATCTTACGTGCCAACTATCACCAGATGATGTTTTCGTAACGGCTGGTTGCACACATGCCATAGAAATCGTAATATCCGTCATTGCTCGCCCTGGTGCAAACATCTTGCTACCTAGACCAGGCTACCCCTTCTATAATGCTCGTGCTTCTCTAAGCCATCTCCAAGTCCGCCATTATGACCTTCGATCTGAACAGGATTGGGAGATCGATCTTGAAGCTGTTCAAGCTCTTGCAGATGACAACACTGTTGCAATTGTTGTCATTAGTCCCGGCAATCCCTGTGGAAACGTCTTCACGTACCAACATTTGAAACAG GTTGCTGAGACTGCAAAAAAGCTTGGGATTCTCGTGATTGCTGATGAGGTCTATCACCATCTAAATTTTGGGAGCAAGCCATTTGTGCCAATGGGAGAGTTTGGATCAATTGTGCCAGTTATTACAGTTGGTTCGATATCAAAGAGATGGATTGTTCCTGGTTGGAGGCTTGGTTGGATTGTTACAAATGACCCCCACGGCATCCTTAAAAAATGTGGG GTCGTGGACAGccttaaaaactatataatcGTCTCCCAGGTTCCCGCCACGTTCATCCAG GGAGCAGTCCCTCAGATCCTTGAGAATACTAAAAATGATTACTTCTCAAAAATAATCAACATAATAAGAGAAGATGCAGATATTTGTTATGATCGAGTTAAAGAGATTCCTTGCCTTACATGTCCACAGAAACCCGAAGGATCTATGTCTGTGATG gTGGAATTAAACCTGTCACTACTTGAAGATATCAGTGACGATATGGATTTCTGCCTCAAGCTGGCGAAAGAGGAATCTGTAGTTGTTCTACCAG GGTCTTCTGTCGGCCTGAAAAATTGGATACGCATAACTTTTGCTGTTGAGCCTGCTTACCTTGAAGATGGCCTTGAGAGGATCAAAGCATTCTACCACAGGCATGCATGCCACGACGCAATAAGTAAAAAACTTAATTtgagagatgatgatgatgattga
- the LOC121248138 gene encoding probable aminotransferase TAT2 isoform X2, whose translation MGSEGEKWGFQGNEEVNAASGMTIQGVLVKLMENLKAVNEGKPTIHLGHGDPSAFPCFRSDTSSENAIVDALRSSEFNCYPPAGGIPSARRAIAEYMSRDLTCQLSPDDVFVTAGCTHAIEIVISVIARPGANILLPRPGYPFYNARASLSHLQVRHYDLRSEQDWEIDLEAVQALADDNTVAIVVISPGNPCGNVFTYQHLKQVAETAKKLGILVIADEVYHHLNFGSKPFVPMGEFGSIVPVITVGSISKRWIVPGWRLGWIVTNDPHGILKKCGVVDSLKNYIIVSQVPATFIQVELNLSLLEDISDDMDFCLKLAKEESVVVLPGSSVGLKNWIRITFAVEPAYLEDGLERIKAFYHRHACHDAISKKLNLRDDDDD comes from the exons ATGGGAAGCGAAGGCGAGAAATGGGGTTTCCAGGGAAATGAGGAGGTGAACGCAGCATCGGGGATGACAATCCAAGGTGTTCTCGTCAAGTTGATGGAAAACCTAAAAGCTGTAAACGAAGGGAAGCCCACCATTCATCTTGGCCACGGCGATCCCTCTGCATTTCCATGCTTTCGGAGTGATACTTCATCCGAAAACGCCATCGTTGATGCCCTGCGATCCTCTGAATTCAACTGCTATCCTCCCGCTGGTGGCATTCCGTCCGCAAGAAG GGCTATTGCTGAATATATGTCCCGGGATCTTACGTGCCAACTATCACCAGATGATGTTTTCGTAACGGCTGGTTGCACACATGCCATAGAAATCGTAATATCCGTCATTGCTCGCCCTGGTGCAAACATCTTGCTACCTAGACCAGGCTACCCCTTCTATAATGCTCGTGCTTCTCTAAGCCATCTCCAAGTCCGCCATTATGACCTTCGATCTGAACAGGATTGGGAGATCGATCTTGAAGCTGTTCAAGCTCTTGCAGATGACAACACTGTTGCAATTGTTGTCATTAGTCCCGGCAATCCCTGTGGAAACGTCTTCACGTACCAACATTTGAAACAG GTTGCTGAGACTGCAAAAAAGCTTGGGATTCTCGTGATTGCTGATGAGGTCTATCACCATCTAAATTTTGGGAGCAAGCCATTTGTGCCAATGGGAGAGTTTGGATCAATTGTGCCAGTTATTACAGTTGGTTCGATATCAAAGAGATGGATTGTTCCTGGTTGGAGGCTTGGTTGGATTGTTACAAATGACCCCCACGGCATCCTTAAAAAATGTGGG GTCGTGGACAGccttaaaaactatataatcGTCTCCCAGGTTCCCGCCACGTTCATCCAG gTGGAATTAAACCTGTCACTACTTGAAGATATCAGTGACGATATGGATTTCTGCCTCAAGCTGGCGAAAGAGGAATCTGTAGTTGTTCTACCAG GGTCTTCTGTCGGCCTGAAAAATTGGATACGCATAACTTTTGCTGTTGAGCCTGCTTACCTTGAAGATGGCCTTGAGAGGATCAAAGCATTCTACCACAGGCATGCATGCCACGACGCAATAAGTAAAAAACTTAATTtgagagatgatgatgatgattga
- the LOC121248139 gene encoding zinc finger protein 4-like, which translates to MKPGFDLKVKASSENDSEVSSQVASNKSITSAGLSKDSLDDSSQLTDLFVTRSELDPVTLDLTLNFVADNLGGRDSIGLSLSSTSESSNEPASHATTAAIPRVFSCNYCQRKFFSSQALGGHQNAHKRERTLAKRAMRMGIFSERYASLASLPLHGSPFRSLGIKAHASAHHGFVPPTRPPEIRNTPKFQHGYLGMPIFLEDDEAELLWPGSFRQAAEAGNPHPSFVLTESRNIKFVEVSPPVDIDNSTPDLTLKL; encoded by the coding sequence ATGAAACCTGGCTTTGACCTCAAAGTAAAGGCCTCTTCTGAAAATGATTCTGAAGTTAGCAGTCAAGTAGCTTCCAACAAATCCATCACCTCTGCAGGTCTCTCCAAAGACAGCCTTGATGACTCTTCCCAACTCACAGATCTTTTTGTTACTCGATCCGAGTTGGACCCAGTCACCCTCGACTTAACTCTCAACTTCGTCGCTGATAATTTAGGGGGAAGGGATTCAATAGGACTCTCATTGTCAAGCACGAGTGAAAGCAGCAACGAGCCTGCATCCCATGCTACAACAGCAGCCATCCCACGAGTCTTTTCTTGCAATTACTGTCAACGCAAGTTCTTCAGCTCGCAGGCTCTTGGTGGCCACCAAAATGCACACAAGAGAGAAAGAACATTGGCAAAGCGGGCCATGAGAATGGGCATTTTCTCAGAGAGGTATGCCAGCCTAGCATCTCTGCCTCTACATGGATCTCCATTCAGGTCACTAGGAATCAAGGCACACGCTTCTGCACATCATGGCTTTGTGCCACCAACCAGGCCCCCCGAAATCAGAAACACCCCCAAGTTTCAACATGGGTACTTGGGTATGCCCATTTTCTTGGAGGATGATGAGGCAGAGTTGTTGTGGCCTGGTAGTTTTCGTCAGGCTGCTGAGGCAGGTAATCCTCATCCAAGTTTTGTACTGACTGAAAGTCGAAATATAAAGTTTGTAGAGGTGAGTCCACCTGTGGACATAGACAACTCTACACCCGACCTCACGTTGAAACTTTGA
- the LOC121248137 gene encoding protein GAMETE EXPRESSED 1, with product MLILKKITILVIFHNIYFVVQPVVFGSNFILLPFLAPQVSVSVSSCIYTEYISVFTFVFVDELHVSCSGSLYLYNLNWCNAGFVISVNDSYSFLTFTYKDQMGRLLLLLILISFLRECQSWGWSFSSKKETHFEEKDSGPNDVSGIAEFSIDGFNDQKGVRQIETAKRKLVGTNSCWQNAYRHLFAGCSEIFAVDEKRSRFAWHLSDCFQKDSGRPPFPSCDPKSAMAKCLKGLNEYEHRVYLEFYLETNSICHQLQAHAFKQQIERLVNELKNSAHLAEEKLGIMELKTEYLLKNSNEIYDSLNNIDIRVQQVALTSKNVEDHISAVLKHSEAVYEQSKGIAASQSELQERQVEMRRSLEDGMEMLKDSYDVLGHEIDNLRNEAIQIEKEILKVGDAMSLKMTNLQIKADDIGNMAGVSLEKQQQLLDGQSTALEGLKSLTKFQSDALEESRSTLQEFSEYGHRQQEELLRQKEQLQSVHDHLMENSKSILAAQESFESKQASMFIALDKLFALHNAMLLESRLIKSFFVYCISIFIIYMFTSTKQTYKVRPWLYIGLCVTFLIEVAILRVATNDNIEEKSWIINLVRSFFVLAASIQILHAICTYRDYEVLNHQILLTLIEKINGMERHKELPWDLDSEINWSTWIDTDIPEDPDNLGDPDYILPEEVAENSIVTSSITRKYDLRRHCRH from the exons atgttaattttaaaaaagatcaCTATTTTAGTAATCTTTCATAATATATACTTTGTGGTTCAACCTGTCGTTTTCGGATCCAATTTTATTCTGCTTCCTTTTCTTGCTCCCCAAGTCTCCGTTTCTGTCTCAAGCTGTATTTATACCGAGTACATATCGGTTTTCACGTTTGTTTTTGTGGATGAACTTCATGTTTCATGTAGTGGAAGCctatatttgtataatttgaACTGGTGCAACGCAGGTTTTGTAATCTCGGTGAACGATTCATACAGTTTTCTTACATTCACATATAAGGATCAGATgggtcgtcttcttcttctgttaATTCTAATCTCTTTTTTACGAGAGTGCCAGTCATGGGGTTGGTCGTTTTCTTCTAAAAAAGAGACTCACTTTGAAGAGAAAGATTCAGGTCCAAATGATGTTTCCGGTATTGCTGAGTTCTCCATAGATGGCTTTAACGATCAGAAAGGAGTCAGGCAGATAGAAACTGCTAAAAGGAAACTGGTTGGTACAAACTCTTGTTGGCAAAACGCTTATCGGCATCTCTTTGCTGGGTGCTCGGAGATTTTTGCAGTGGATGAGAAACGGTCTAGATTTGCTTGGCATCTGAGTGATTGCTTTCAGAAGGACTCCGGCAGGCCGCCCTTTCCTTCTTGTGACCCGAAATCTGCCATGGCTAAATGCCTAAAGGGCTTAAATGAATATGAGCATAGGGTTTATCTCGAATTCTACCTTGAAACCAACTCCATCTGCCATCAGTTACA GGCTCATGCATTCAAGCAACAAATAGAGAGACTGGTGAATGAGCTAAAAAATTCAGCTCACTTGGCCGAAGAAAAATTAGGAATCATGGAACTCAAAACAGAATACCTGTTGAAGAATTCGAATGAGATTTATGATTCTTTGAATAATATTGATATTCGAGTTCAACAAGTAGCACTAACATCAAAGAACGTAGAAGATCATATAAGTGCGGTATTGAAGCATTCGGAAGCTGTATATGAGCAATCCAAGGGAATTGCAGCTTCTCAATCGGAGCTGCAAGAAAGACAAGTGGAAATGAGGAGAAGTTTGGAGGATGGGATGGAGATGCTTAAAGATTCTTATGACGTTTTAGGCCATGAAATAGATAATTTAAGAAATGAGGCCATTCAAATAGAGAAGGAGATACTTAAAGTTGGAGATGCAATGTCACTGAAGATGACAAATCTGCAAATCAAAGCCGATGATATTGGGAATATGGCAGGGGTTTCATTAGAAAAGCAACAACAACTTCTTGATGGCCAATCCACGGCACTTGAGGGTCTTAAaagtttaaccaaatttcaGTCCGATGCCCTAGAAGAAAGCAG GAGTACTCTGCAAGAATTTTCTGAATATGGCCATAGACAACAAGAAGAGCTTCTACGGCAGAAAGAGCAGCTTCAAAGTGTTCATGACCACTTGATGGAAAATTCGAAGTCAATTTTGGCAGCTCAG GAATCTTTTGAATCAAAGCAAGCAAGCATGTTTATTGCTTTAGATAAGCTGTTTGCTTTGCACAATGCCATGCTGCTTGAATCGAGATTAATTAAATCTTTCTTTGTTTACTGTATATCAATCTTTATCATCTACATGTTCACTAGCACGAAGCAAACATACAAAGTCAGACCCTGGCTATATATTG GACTCTGTGTCACATTCTTGATAGAAGTTGCAATACTGCGGGTTGCAACAAATGataatattgaagaaaaatcaTGGATAATAAATTTGGTCAGGTCATTTTTTGTGCTTGCCGCTTCAATTCAGATTCTCCATGCAATTTGCACATACAG AGACTATGAAGTGCTGAACCATCAGATCCTACTAACGTTAATTGAGAAGATTAATGGCATGGAAAGACACAAGGAGTTGCCTTGGGacttggatagtgagataaacTGGTCTACATGGATTGATACTGACATACCAGAAGATCCGGACAACTTGGGAGACCCAGATTATATACTTCCAGAAGAAGTTGCAGAAAATTCAATCGTAACTAGTTCAATTACAAGAAAATATGATCTCCGCCGTCATTGCCGTCATTGA
- the LOC121248136 gene encoding pentatricopeptide repeat-containing protein At3g14330 — protein MISVVSLPTNLTVSTNITATSVPKTRKQSRPLLNSDLRSLTKSGKLDEALRLIESSRSESAAAEPDLESYSLLLHACISRKSLEHGRRLYMHLLLSKERGNHDLLKNPILTSKFITLYSVCGLIDEARRVFQDGLKDEHVPESVWVAMAIGFSRNGYSKEALFVYRGMLSRLVQPGNFAFSMALKACTDLLEFSTGRAVHAQIIKCNEEADQVVNNALLRLYAECGCLDEVLRVFEEMPNRNLVSWNSLIAGYIRHEQVSESLGAFRRMQGEGIGFSWVTLTTVLPVCSQVTALNSGREIHAQIVKSTRKPDVPIINSLMNMYAKCGAIDYCRRVFEGMWSKDLTSWNTMLMGYAINGCIQDAVGIFNKMIESGIRPDPVTFIALLSGCSHGGLTEEGQRLFNKMRKHYGVSPTVEHYACLVDMLGRAGSIKEALEVVKLMPMRPSGSIWGSLLNSCRLHGKVSLGQVIAERLFEIEPSNQGNYVMLSNIYANAGMWDNVKAVREMMERRGMKKEVGCSWIQIKNRIHTFVAGGGYEFRNSAEYKKVWNELKNAMEVFGYVPRTDVVLHDVNEEIKAMWVCAHSERLATVFALIHTSTGMPIRITKNLRVCVDCHTWMKIVSRVTERVIVLRDTNRFHHFREGTCSCKDYW, from the coding sequence ATGATTTCCGTCGTTTCTCTACCAACTAACTTAACTGTCAGTACTAACATTACAGCCACTTCAGTTCCCAAAACTCGCAAACAAAGCAGACCTCTACTAAATTCAGACCTCAGATCTCTTACTAAATCAGGAAAACTAGATGAGGCCCTTCGCCTTATAGAGTCTTCACGGTCCGAATCCGCTGCCGCTGAGCCAGATCTTGAGTCCTACTCTCTTCTACTTCATGCCTGTATCTCTAGGAAATCCTTAGAACATGGCCGAAGGCTATACATGCACCTTCTCCTATCTAAAGAGAGAGGCAACCATGACCTTCTAAAAAACCCCATCTTAACGAGCAAGTTCATCACGCTTTATTCCGTTTGTGGCCTAATTGATGAGGCCCGCCGGGTTTTCCAGGATGGCCTTAAAGATGAACACGTACCCGAATCGGTCTGGGTGGCAATGGCTATTGGGTTTTCGAGAAATGGGTACTCAAAAGAAGCTTTATTTGTCTATCGTGGCATGTTGTCCAGGTTAGTCCAACCGGGTAATTTTGCATTTTCGATGGCATTGAAGGCATGCACCGATCTATTGGAGTTTTCGACTGGTAGAGCGGTCCATGCCCAGATCATAAAGTGTAACGAAGAAGCAGATCAGGTGGTGAATAATGCTCTTTTGAGGTTATATGCAGAGTGTGGTTGTTTGGACGAGGTATTGAGGGTATTCGAAGAAATGCCTAACCGGAATCTTGTTTCTTGGAACTCTTTGATTGCTGGTTATATTCGCCATGAACAAGTGTCTGAGTCTCTGGGCGCTTTTAGAAGGATGCAAGGAGAGGGGATTGGCTTCAGTTGGGTTACTCTTACAACAGTTTTACCAGTTTGTTCTCAAGTGACTGCACTCAATAGTGGTAGAGAAATACACGCCCAGATCGTGAAGTCCACTAGAAAGCCTGATGTGCCGATAATAAACTCACttatgaacatgtatgcaaaatGTGGCGCAATAGATTATTGTAGGAGAGTGTTTGAAGGAATGTGGAGTAAAGATTTGACATCATGGAATACCATGCTGATGGGGTATGCAATTAATGGGTGTATACAAGATGCAGTGGGGATTTTTAATAAGATGATTGAGTCTGGCATTAGACCTGACCCAGTAACCTTTATTGCCTTACTGTCGGGTTGTAGCCATGGAGGGCTTACCGAAGAGGGACAAAGATTGTTCAACAAAATGAGAAAGCATTATGGGGTGTCACCAACTGTAGAGCACTATGCTTGTTTGGTGGATATGTTGGGTAGAGCTGGAAGCATTAAGGAGGCACTAGAGGTAGTGAAACTAATGCCTATGAGGCCTAGTGGCAGCATCTGGGGATCATTACTAAATTCATGCCGGCTGCATGGTAAAGTTTCTCTTGGACAGGTTATTGCGGAACGATTGTTTGAGATTGAACCTAGCAATCAAGGGAATTATGTGATGCTGTCAAACATTTATGCAAACGCAGGGATGTGGGACAATGTCAAGGCGGTTAGAGAGATGATGGAAAGAAGGGGAATGAAGAAAGAGGTCGGTTGTAGTTGGATACAAATAAAGAATAGAATACACACTTTTGTTGCAGGTGGAGGTTATGAATTTCGCAACTCTGCTGAGTATAAAAAGGTTTGGAATGAACTGAAGAATGCTATGGAAGTATTTGGATATGTCCCTAGAACAGATGTGGTACTTCATGATgtaaatgaagaaataaaggCAATGTGGGTTTGTGCGCATAGTGAGCGACTAGCAACCGTATTTGCACTAATTCACACTTCCACTGGAATGCCGATTAGAATTACAAAGAACCTTCGTGTTTGTGTAGATTGTCACACCTGGATGAAGATTGTTTCAAGAGTAACTGAGAGGGTGATTGTTTTAAGAGATACAAATCGCTTCCACCATTTCAGAGAAGGAACCTGCTCTTGTAAGGATTACTGGTGA